A region from the Desulfoglaeba alkanexedens ALDC genome encodes:
- a CDS encoding radical SAM protein, whose amino-acid sequence MKRKPVRRNTTRTTAPCRSPLLLYADEKGRILEHPRLEATGADAGRWCRPSVADWIPLPEGSEVFRLPMRLPVGFDRRKKRFEVLSRDPYDPRRSVNAVAAFVAPAHTQLHSAAYQTLPGAPVLPLFAYTAVGWMDGGFVTTALRVDPDRRQDFTTFDLEAVQENARRRLAGESHNRLIPHLAKCALTYACPAARNLFLNRWEAPLPTSPACNARCLGCISLQETGEIPASQERIRFVPTPEEIAAVAVPHLKTAPRAVVSFGQGCEGEPLLQGDTLREAVRIMRRETGRGTINCNTNGSLPDVVSRLVGAGLDSIRVSINSCRPRYYNAYYNPRGYRFDDLKRSIQAVKAAGGFASLNYFVLPGFSDEASEAAALFDFVRETGVDLIQMRNFNIDPEWLLEAIGHRREGKVIGVRRLMQRLQDEFPGLRLGYFNPCLDPDAGSILTHP is encoded by the coding sequence TTGAAGCGAAAGCCCGTGCGACGAAACACCACTCGAACCACAGCCCCCTGCCGCAGTCCCCTTCTTCTTTACGCCGACGAAAAGGGGAGGATCCTGGAACACCCTCGTCTTGAAGCAACGGGGGCGGACGCCGGCCGATGGTGCAGGCCCAGCGTGGCCGACTGGATTCCACTGCCCGAAGGCAGCGAAGTCTTTCGACTCCCCATGCGCCTGCCCGTGGGCTTCGATCGGCGGAAGAAGCGGTTCGAAGTGCTTTCCAGGGATCCTTACGATCCGAGACGAAGCGTAAATGCGGTCGCCGCTTTCGTGGCTCCCGCCCACACGCAGCTTCATTCGGCGGCTTACCAGACCCTTCCTGGAGCGCCCGTTTTGCCTCTTTTCGCGTATACGGCCGTAGGGTGGATGGACGGCGGCTTCGTCACCACGGCCCTGCGTGTGGACCCGGATCGCCGCCAGGATTTTACCACCTTCGATCTTGAGGCGGTCCAAGAAAACGCCCGGAGGCGCCTCGCCGGCGAGTCGCACAATCGACTGATACCGCATCTGGCGAAATGCGCTCTCACCTACGCCTGCCCGGCCGCCCGAAACCTTTTCCTGAACCGGTGGGAAGCCCCGCTTCCCACGTCCCCGGCCTGTAACGCCCGCTGCCTCGGCTGTATCAGCCTCCAGGAAACCGGTGAGATCCCTGCCTCGCAGGAACGGATCCGCTTTGTACCGACCCCGGAAGAAATCGCCGCCGTGGCCGTGCCGCACCTCAAAACGGCTCCTCGGGCCGTGGTGAGCTTCGGGCAAGGCTGTGAAGGAGAACCGCTGCTCCAAGGTGACACGCTGCGGGAGGCCGTCCGCATCATGCGGCGGGAAACCGGCCGGGGGACCATCAACTGCAACACCAACGGGAGCCTTCCGGACGTGGTGAGCCGCCTGGTCGGAGCGGGACTCGACAGCATCCGAGTCAGCATCAATTCCTGCCGCCCCCGCTATTACAATGCATACTACAATCCACGAGGCTACCGCTTCGACGATCTCAAGCGTTCGATCCAGGCTGTCAAGGCGGCTGGCGGTTTCGCTTCCCTCAACTACTTCGTTCTTCCAGGATTCTCCGACGAAGCATCCGAAGCGGCCGCTCTTTTCGACTTCGTTCGGGAAACCGGCGTCGACTTGATCCAGATGCGGAACTTCAACATCGATCCGGAATGGCTCCTCGAGGCCATCGGGCATCGTCGCGAAGGAAAGGTCATCGGGGTCCGGCGCCTGATGCAGCGCCTCCAAGACGAATTTCCCGGACTCCGGCTGGGCTACTTCAACCCCTGCCTGGATCCCGATGCCGGATCGATCCTCACCCACCCGTGA
- a CDS encoding polysaccharide deacetylase family protein yields MKKIDSLRPDLPSHYRPRHFSALWRQPLAGWREKLREITEAGRGTGHPAVYFRADDVGAGGRAFNVLCGIFRQFQVPIAMAVVPAWLSSARIQQLFAMAPLGEELWGWHQHGWRHVNWQRAGKKSEFGEQRPFEKQWRDIWQGQLKMKDIFGEKALPVFTPPWNRLSAATVKILQELSFSAVSTTDPLPRNVKPAPSFKNIRVHLDLHTRKSSDPGEDYARLLAELAALIARKEPFGIMVHHQRMTLFAFEFLEELLRILQNDLNSRFLAFEQLLQEEG; encoded by the coding sequence TTGAAGAAGATCGATTCCTTACGCCCGGACTTGCCGTCACACTATCGGCCGCGCCATTTTTCGGCCCTTTGGCGGCAGCCGCTCGCCGGCTGGCGCGAAAAGCTCCGCGAAATCACGGAGGCCGGCCGAGGGACCGGTCACCCGGCCGTCTACTTTCGCGCCGACGACGTGGGGGCTGGAGGCCGGGCCTTCAATGTGCTCTGCGGCATCTTCCGGCAGTTCCAGGTTCCCATCGCCATGGCGGTGGTTCCCGCCTGGTTGAGCTCGGCGCGCATCCAACAACTCTTCGCCATGGCTCCACTCGGCGAAGAACTCTGGGGGTGGCACCAGCACGGCTGGAGGCACGTCAACTGGCAGCGGGCAGGAAAGAAGTCGGAATTCGGGGAGCAGCGCCCGTTCGAAAAACAGTGGCGCGACATCTGGCAGGGGCAATTGAAGATGAAAGACATCTTCGGAGAAAAGGCCCTTCCGGTATTCACGCCCCCCTGGAACCGCCTTTCCGCGGCGACCGTCAAGATCCTCCAGGAACTCAGCTTTTCGGCCGTTTCCACAACCGACCCCTTACCAAGGAACGTAAAACCGGCACCGTCTTTCAAGAACATCCGGGTTCACCTGGACCTCCACACCCGGAAGAGCTCGGATCCCGGAGAAGACTACGCACGGCTACTCGCCGAATTGGCGGCGCTCATCGCCAGGAAGGAACCGTTCGGCATCATGGTGCACCATCAGCGGATGACCCTTTTCGCCTTCGAGTTCCTCGAGGAACTTCTCCGGATACTTCAAAACGATCTGAACTCCAGGTTCCTCGCCTTCGAGCAGTTGCTTCAAGAGGAAGGTTGA
- a CDS encoding DsrE family protein — translation MEQTRTSPSDRLVVLWTTTDRETAFNMVFMYTRNSKLRGWWDPVRLIIWGPSAKLTATDPEIADHLAQMQKDGVEVWACKACADRYGVSEQLEKQGIQVLYVGAPFTEMLKEGWKSLTV, via the coding sequence GTGGAACAAACCCGAACGTCCCCGTCCGATAGACTCGTCGTGCTCTGGACTACAACCGACCGCGAAACGGCGTTCAACATGGTCTTCATGTACACCCGAAATTCGAAACTCCGCGGCTGGTGGGACCCGGTGCGGCTCATCATCTGGGGCCCTTCGGCCAAACTGACGGCCACTGACCCGGAAATCGCGGATCATCTGGCACAAATGCAGAAAGACGGCGTGGAAGTCTGGGCTTGCAAGGCCTGCGCCGACCGTTACGGGGTCTCGGAGCAGCTGGAAAAACAGGGCATCCAGGTGCTCTACGTGGGTGCCCCGTTTACGGAAATGCTCAAGGAAGGCTGGAAGAGCCTCACGGTTTGA